Proteins encoded by one window of Lycium barbarum isolate Lr01 chromosome 11, ASM1917538v2, whole genome shotgun sequence:
- the LOC132619468 gene encoding uncharacterized protein LOC132619468 translates to MLRCCLCTDDFSTVKEVNEHLTSSEKHQKHVDFANKTLLKPNPWLFFDSMLFAIDAKKDFEVENVLSCGELIDMKLEFIGVAPIFQKLNEDGTMVNKIWSQWIGKESMAGQAVPPNMDDIPLHSYSIVNFKYFSSLGRVITVKDIKKNPEVNRPRECAVCCLQIIPNADVGTLLHNESKKFSCTYDNFGGRFHVFHISCLLDWIMVLEKIAIEGTQVQKMSKIQNYYYCPECVNKDRSADLTLMAPVKVDINLGRDFWINSPEPLDNCSSGFLFEPHHDPPVENIRPSKLVTFYRDLGLPGRNTFDSLADSSFF, encoded by the exons ATGTTAAGGTGTTGTTTGTGCACTGACGATTTCAGTACTGTTAAAGAGGTAAATGAGCATTTAACATCTAGTGAGAAACACCAAAAACATGTTGATTTTGCTAACAAAACATTGCTAAAGCCAAATCCATGGCTATTTTTCGATTCAATGTTGTTTGCTATTGATGCTAAGAAAGATTTTGAAGTAGAAAACGTCCTCTCTTGTGGTGAGTTGATAGATATGAAACTCGAGTTCATAGGTGTTGCTCCCATTTTTCAAAAGCTTAACGAGGATGGAACAATGGTTAACAAAATCTGGAGTCAGTGGATTGGAAAAGAATCAATGGCTGGTCAAGCGGTCCCACCTAATATGGATGATATACCTCTGCATTCCTACTCCATAGTCAATTTCAAATACTTTTCTTCTTTGGGAAGAGTAATAACAGTTAAGGACATTAAGAAGAATCCCGAGGTTAATCGCCCTCGTGAGTGTGCTGTGTGCTGCCTCCAAATTATTCCTAATGCAGATGTTGGCACGTTGCTGCACAATGAATCTAAAAAGTTTTCCTGTACCTATgacaactttggaggg cGTTTTCATGTTTTCCACATTTCTTGCCTCCTTGACTGGATAATGGTATTGGAGAAAATAGCAATTGAAGGCactcaagtccaaaaaatgtcaaaaattcAGAATTACTATTACTGTCCTGAATGTGTTAACAAGGATAGGTCTGCTGACCTTACTCTG ATGGCACCTGTCAAGGTGGATATAAACCTTGGACGCGACTTTTGGATCAACAGTCCGGAGCCTCTGGATAACTGCTCCAGTGGTTTCTTGTTTGAACCTCACCATGATCCGCCAGTGGAAAATATACGGCCATCCAAGCTTGTGACATTTTATAGAGATCTCGGTTTACCGGGTCGTAATACTTTTGATTCTCTTGCTGACAGTTCTTTCTTTTAA